DNA from Saliniramus fredricksonii:
TCGAAGTTCTCGATACCCTGCTTGGCCAGATACATGCACAATTCGAAACTGGTAACGATCTTTGCCCCCGTGCGCTGCGCGATGGCCGGCGCATCGCCGACATGGTCGCCATGGCCATGCGTGATCAGGATGTGGGTGGTGCCCTCGCCCGCCTTCTCGGCATCGCCCTCGAAAGCGGGATTGCCGGTGAAGAAGGGGTCGATCAGGATGTTGTTCTCGCCGAATTCCAGACGAAAGGCCGAATGGCCGTACCAGGTGATCTTCATGGCTCGCATATCCTCCGTGTTTGACTTAAACAAGCGGCGCAACGCCTTTTCCTTTCCGGATCGCACGTGATGCCCGCCCGTATCGACCAGACGCCACCGCACCCTGCGCAACGCCACAGCAAGGCTTGCGTTTCATCCGGCTTCACACGTCCTGATTCGGCGCGTGCGGAGCGGCTCCCATGACAGTGGCGCTCGAAGGGCTCATCGGCAAGCTTCCCCGTTACGGGCGTCTGATCGGCATCGATCTGGGCACGAAGACGATCGGCCTCGCCCTCTCGGATGTCGAGCGGCGCATCGCCTCGCCGCTGGAGACGCTCAAACGCGGCAAGTTCACCCGGGATGCGGCGGAAATCGCCAGGATCGTGACGCGTTTCGATGTGGCGGCCATCGTCGTCGGTCTGCCGCTCAACATGGATGGCAGCGCCGGCCCGCGCGCACAATCGACGCAGAGCTTCATGCGCAATCTCGAAGGCGTGATCGCCTGCCCGATCGTGGGCTGGGACGAGCGGCTCTCCACGATGGCGGTGACGCGCACCCTGCTCGAAGCGGATGCCTCGCGGGCGCGGCGCGGCCAGCTCGTCGACAAGCTCGCCGCCAGCTATATCCTGCAAGGGGCGATCGACCGGCTGAATCTGCTCGAAGATGCCCGCACCCAGGAAGCTGATCGAGCAGCGGATCAGGCGACGAACGTCGACGGCGAGGATCCGGACCGCGAATGAGGCGCAGCGCGCCCTGTTGCGGCCTCAGGCCGCCTGTGACGCAGCGTTCTCCATCAGCACGGCATAGATCGCATCACCATCGGTCGCGGCACGCAGGCGCTCCAGCACGCCGGGATGACGCAGCACGCGGGCGATGCGCGCCAGTGCCTTGAGATGATCCGCACCCGCAGCCTCGGGGGCCAGCAGCAGAAACAGGAAATCCACCGGCATGCCGTCGATCGCCTCGAAATCGATGGGCTTCTCGAGGCGTGCGACGAGACCGAAGAGCTTGTCGATATCGGCCAGCTTGCCATGGGGAATGGCAATGCCCTCCCCGATCCCGGTCGAGCCGAGGCGCTCGCGCTGGAGCAGCGTCTCGAAGATGTCATGCGCATCCAGCCCGGTGAGACGAGCCGCATGGGCGCTGATCTCCTGGAGCGCTTGTTTCTTGCCGTTGGCCTTGAGGGCCGGCATCACGGCTTCGGACGACAGGATCTCAAGAAGCATGACGTTCATCAGGCTCTGTCACGACGGGGGCACGCGCATGACCGCGCAGAAACACGCTTCGCGTCATGAAGAGCCCCCTGATGTTTCGGTGAGGCCGATCACGGCCTCATGAATGCTCCGCCGGGGGATCGATCCAGCCGATCGCCCCGTCGGTGCGGCGGTAGACGATGTTGATCCGCCCGCTTCCTGCATGCTGAAACACCAAACAGGGGGCTCCTGTCAAATCAAGTTCGATCACGGCCTCGCTCACGGACTGATTCTTCAAGGACTTGGTTTCCTCGTGGATGACGACGGGATGGAATTCGCCCTCGGGCTCCTCGAATTCCTGTGAATCGTCGAATGGCGCCTCGATCACCGAATAGCTCGCCTTCATCATCTCGGCGGCCTTGCCGTTCTGCGAATAATCGCGCAGACGGCGCTTGTGGCGGCGCAGGCGCTTTTCGATGCGCTGGGCCGTCTGATCGAAGGCGGCATGGGCATCCATGGCGCTGCCCGTCGATTCGAGGGTGACGCCCGTGGCGAGATGCAGCACGCAATCGGTGCGGTAGCCGCTGCCTTCCGGCTCGATGGTGACATGCCCCGTCACGGCGACATTGCCATCGAAATACTTGGCCAAGGCCGCCTCGACACGCTCTTCGACATGCGCGCGCAGTGCGTCGCCGATATCCATGTTCTTGCCGGAAATACGAAGCGTCATCATGTCCCCCTGTTCTTGCGCGCGGCGGGCCGCCGCACCGGGTCTGGACCTTTAGAGGTAAGCAGCCCTGATCACGGCGTCAATCGACGCGGCGCGCCTTCCGATGCTGCGCTTGCGAAGGCGCCGCATCCGTCATGCCCTGCGCGCGCTGTGATTGACAGGGCTCGCGGCACGGCGGATGCTCAGCACAAAGCAAAAAGCCAACTGCAACAGATGGTTGATGAAAGGTTTCGCTGCTGGCCATTGCGGGAACTGTCGGCCAAGGGAGGGCGTATGACGCAACAGCCGCATCGCGAGCGCGTGCAGGTGGGAATCGTGGGAGCCGGCCCGGCAGGGCTGCTGCTCTCGCATCTGCTGGCGTTGGCGGGAATCGAATCGATCGTCGTCGAGACGAAATCACGCGCCCATCTGGAGCAGCGCATCCGCGCCGGTGTGCTCGAACACGAGACCGCTACCGTCCTGCGCGAGACCGGACTCGGTGCCCGCATGGATGGCGAGGGACTCGCGCATGACGGGCTGTTCCTGCAATTTGCAGGCGCGGCGCATCGCATCGATCTCAAGGCGCTCACCGGCAGGAACGTGATGGTCTACGGCCAGCATGAGGTGGTGAAGGATCTGATTGCCGCGCGGCTTGAAGACGGCGAGGTGATTCGCTTCGATTGCGCGGATGTCGCCGTGCGCGACATCGACACGGATCACCCCGCGATCCATTACAGCCGCGATGGCGCCATGCATGAGATCACCTGCGATTTCATTGCCGGCTGCGACGGGTTCCACGGCATCTGCCGCGCATCGATCCCGCCCGAGGCGCTGACGCTCTATGAGCGGGTCTATCCGTTCGGCTGGCTCGGTGTGCTCGCGCGGATACCGCCGGCTTCGCAAGAACTGATCTATGCCGCCCACGATGACGGATTCGCGCTGCTCTCCATGCGCTCGCCACAGATCAGCCGGCTCTATCTGCAATGCCCCCCGGATGCGGATGCGGCAGATTGGCCCGATGAACGGATCTGGGAGGCGCTCGATGCCCGGCTTGCCCGCTCCGACGGTTTCAGGCTCACCCCCGGCCCGATCCTGCAAAAGAGCGTCACCGCCATGCGCAGCTTCGTCTGCGAGCCGATGCGCTTCGGTCGCCTGCTGCTGGCCGGCGATGCCGCCCATATCGTGCCGCCGACCGGAGCCAAGGGCATGAACCTCGCCGTCGGCGATGTCCGGGTGATGGCCCGTGCGCTGGAGCGCTATTTTGCGCGTGGCGATGAAGAGGCGATCGCGGCCTATGGCCCGGCCTGTCTGCGCCGGATCTGGCGGGTGCAGCGTTTCTCCTGGTGGATGACGCAGATGCTGCATCGCTTCGAGGATGACAGCCCCTTCGACCGCCGCCGCCAGCTGGCCGAGCTCGATTACGTGGTCAATTCGCGCGCCGCCGCAACGACGCTGGCGGAGAATTACGCGGGCCTTCCCATGGATTGGGGAGATGGGCCATGATCGGCGCATGAGCTTTTCGCCCCTCGACAGCGCCCTGACCGGCCCACTCTTCGTCAGCCCCGCCATGCGCGCGGTGTTCGGCGACGAGGCGCGGCTTGCTGCGATGCTCGCCTTCGAGACAGCGCTGGCGCGTGCGCAGGCGGAGGCGGGAATCGCGGATGTCGCGCTCCCCGACGCGCTCTCCGCGATCACGCCAGCTGATTTCGACATGACGTCGCTCGGCGTGGAAACCGCGCTCGCCGGCGTGCCGGTAATCCCCTTCGTCAGACAGTTGCGCGAGATGCTCCCGCCGCCGCTCGCAAGTGATCTGCACAAGGGTGCGACCACGCAGGATGTGCTCGACACCGCCCTCGTCATCCAGATTCGCGACGCGCTCAAAGTGCTGGCGCCCGATCTCAAGGCGCTCGTCGAGGCGCTGCATCTGCGCGCGCAGGAACATGCGCACAGCCTTTGCGCCGGGCGGACTTACGGCCAGCATGCGGCGCCGGTGAGCTTCGGCTTCAAGCTGGCGATCTGGCTGGCCGGCATCTGCGATGCCCTTGATGCGCTCGACGCTGCCCGTCCGCAGGCGCTGCGCCTGTCGCTGGCCGGCCCGGTCGGAACGCTCGCGGGGATGGGGGGGCCCGATCAGGCTTTTGCGATTCGCGCGCGCATGGCGGAGAGCCTCGGCCTCACTGACACGCCGCTGCCCTGGCATGCACGACGGGGCGGGCTTGCGCGGCTGGCCGATGCGTTGCGGCAATTGCTCTCGGCGCTTGCGCATATGGCGGGGGATCTCGCGCATCTGGCTTCGACGGAGGTGGGCGAGATCGCCGAGCCGCACCAGCCCGGTCGCGGCGGCTCCTCCGCCATGCCGCATAAGCGAAACCCGGTCTCCTGCACGGTGATCCTCGCCGCTTCGCATCAAGCACGGGGCCTCGCTGACGCCTTCGACGAGGCCGCGATCGGCGCGCATGAGCGCCCGGCGGGTGCCTGGCACGGGGAGTGGCACGTGCTGCCGACGCTCCTCGGTCTCGCCTCCGGGGCCCTGCGCGAGGCGCGGGTGCTGGCCGAGCGGATGGAGATCGACGTCACGCGCATGCGCGCCAATCTCGACGCGACACGCGGCCTGCTCTTTGCCGACGCCGCGAGCGCGCTGCTGGCCCGCGACATGGGCACAGCGGAGGCCAAGGCGGCGGTGACCCGCGCCGCAGATCGCGTGCGCGCCGAACGGATCGATCTCATCGATGCGCTGAGCGCCGAGACGGGCCGCGACAGGGCCACCCTCGCCCCCGCCTTCTCCCCCGAGCCGGCCATCGCGGCAGCGGCGGCGCATATCCCGTTGCTGGAAGCGCCGGTGGCGCGGGCGCGGGCGCAGATCGACCGGCTCGGCTGAACCCTCCTGTCCCCCTCACGGCCCTCCCGCGCCCTTTCCGCCCCGTGCGCGAAAACCGCAAGGGCGTGCGCGGATCGGCCCCTTCGCAGGGGCGGCGCAATCGCTTATTCACGAAGCCGTCCGTTTCACCCTCTGCCGAAGTCCGGAAGGTCTGTCATGTCCATCGATCCCAAATCCGCCGTCAACGCCTTCGATGATGAAGCCCGTATCGCCCGCATGGTGGAGCGGCTCAGCGAATGGGTGCGGGTCGAGAGCCCGACGCGCAATGCCAATGCCGTCAATGCGATGATGGATGTGCTGGTCTCGGGCATCGACGAGAGCATCGCCACGGTCGAGCGGGTGCCGGGGCGCGACGGGCTCGGCGACAGCGTCATCCTGCGCGCGGGGCCGCAGACCAACGAGAAGCCGATTCTTGTGCTGTCGCATCTCGACACGGTGCATCCGATCGGCACGGCGGAGAAGGACAATCCCGTACGCCGCGAGGGCGACCGGCTCTACGGGCCTGGCGTCTACGACATGAAGGGCGGCGCCTGTCTCGCCCTCGAGGCCTTCATGGAAGTGGCCCGGCGCGGCACGGCGAAGCGCCCGCTCGTCTTCCTCTTCACACCCGACGAGGAAATCGGCTCGCTGACCACGCGCGGGCTGATCGAGGAGCTCGGCCGTCATGCCGAGGCGGTGCTCGTCACCGAGCCGGCCCGCGAGGGCGGCAAGATCGTCACCTCGCGCAAGGGTGTCGGCCGTTTCGACGTGCATATCGAGGGCCGTCCCGCGCATTCGGGCTCGAAACACGCGGAGGGCCGCAACGCCATCCACGAGGCTGCGCGCCAGATCTCCGTGATCGAGGCGATGACCGATTACGAGCGCGGCGTCACCACCACCGTGGGGCTGGTCAACGGTGGCACGGCCATGAACACCGTGCCGCAGCATTGCCGCTTCTCCATCGATCTGCGCGTCGCCACCGTGGCTGATGGCGAGGAATTCGCCGAGAAGATCATGGGGCTCGTGCCGCTCGCCCCCGATTTCAAGGTCACCGTTACCGGCGGCATGAACCGCCCGCCCTTCGAGCGCACGCAGGAGGTCGCGCAGATCTTCACGCTCGCGCAGGAGATCGGCAACGAGATCGGCCTCGACGTGCAGGAATGCCCGCGCACCGGCGGCGGCTCCGACGGCAATTTCACCGCCATCTTCGGCGTCCCCACCCTCGACGGCCTCGGCATTGATGGCGACGGCGCCCACACGCTCCAGGAATACGCCCTGATCTCCTCGATCGCCCCGCGCGCCAAGCTGATCGCTTCCTTCCTCGAACGGATCGGCTGACACAGCGGCGCGGCTGCGCATCGGCACGTGCTGCCGCGCATTCTCGCGCGGTGGCGCGGCCCCGGGCGCGACGAGCCATCCGCTCGCGATTGATCCAGATCAGCGCCAAGGCGGCAACGACATGCGATGACATCACGGCATTGGAGCGCGTTCCGAGCTGACGCAATCAGGCCGGACGCTCCCAGTCACTGGAAGGCGCTTCATTTTCCGTCAGCCGGTATCCAGCTGAGGGAATGATGCTCTCGCCCGGATTGCGGAGTCTGTTCGATGCCGACCGGACCACGTTCCCCTTCATCGACGGATATACCGAGCTCGGCTCTGATCCCCTTCATCTTCGTGACTTTCCTGATCACCTGGGGCTGACGGGGATCTACGTCCTTGCACCCAAGATAGCCGCCGATGCCTTCGGCGAGATCAGCGGCTCACACCCGTTCTTCCTTCTCGCGACATGGGCGCCGGCTGTTGCAAGCTTCCTGATCATCGCCCGCCATGCGGGCCGATCTGGCATACGCGCCTTTCTCGCGCGGCTGCTGATATGGCGCGGATCGTGGGGCTGGGCAGCATTCATGCTGATCCTGATGCCGCTCGTCTTCATGGCGGGCTCGCTGATCAAGGGCGGGCCGTTGCTCGCGCGCCTGCCGCCCGGGGGTGCGGGAGCGGCCGTGGCGGTGATGTTCATGATGCTGTTTCTCGGGCCCGTGGAGGAATTCGGCTGGCGCGGCGTCATGCAACCCCTGCTGCAACGCCACATGGCGCCGTTCTGGGCGGGCATCCTCATCGGCGCGACATGGGGTTTGTGGCATCTGCCGGCCTTCTTCCTTGCCGGCGTGGTCTTCGCCAACTGGAACTTCCTGCCCTTCTTCATCGGCAACGTCATACTCGCGGTTCTGATCACGCCGATCTTCAACCATATGCGGGGCAGCCTGCTCTGGCCGGTCCTGTTCCACTGGCAGCTGATCAACCCTTTCTGGCCCGATGCACAGCCCTGGGACACGTGGATCCTGGTCGGCGTGGCGGTGATCGTGGTCTGGTGGAACCGCAAGACCATGTTCAGCCGCGTTGGCGCGGTGACTGTGGTGATCCCGGAGACACGCGCAAGCGTATGAAACGGCCAGCCTGTCCACGCACCGATGCGGACGATCATGCCATTGAAATATCGGTATGATCTCGGGAACAAGGCCTGATCGGAGTGCGCGATTTTCTCTGGAGGCGGGGCGCGTTCAGTCAGGATCGGCCTGCCGGCTTCTTGCGCCTTCTGGCCATCTCCCGGTAGAGCGCTTCGCGGGTGACCCCGAGTTCCGCAGCCAGCTCCTGCAATCGACCGCGCTCGGGAAAGGCGTTGCCCTCCGCCAACCAGGCGTCGAGGCGATCCGCCAGACGCGGAAGTGAACGGATTTCCGCTTTCAAACGTGCGCCCTGAAGGGCATGCGCGAGGTCCATCGCAAACGCGTTTGCCAGCTCGGAATTGCGTGTCATTTCGGTCCGGAACCAGCGTCGGGGGATGACCGCGACTTCGGCATCGTCGAGCGCCTGCGCATCACAATGATAGGCCGGCGACCAGACCGACGCCTCCGCCAGCATCATGCCCGGGCCGGCAATGTGCAGGAAGAGCGGTGCGCCGCTCTCGCGATTTCGACGAACGAGAACAATCCGGCCCGCACGTACCAGGAAGATTGATTGCACCGGATCACCGGTAAGGAAAAGCCTCTGGCCGGCTGGAAGCGCCTGCGTCCGGGCTTCGGAGAAAACCTGGTCGAGAATGCGTGACATGATCCTGATCATACGCGTGAAAGTGCGCAAGGGATAGAACGCCATCAGATTGACCTGGAGGTACACCATGCTTCGCGTTGCGATTCTGCTCGGCGCCCTGGCCATTCCGTTTGCTGCATCGGCCCAGCACGGGGGGCATTCCCCTTATGCCGGGATGGAAACGCGGGAGATCAAGAGCCTGTCGGAAACCGATATCGAGGAATTGCGCCGCGGTGGAGGCTGGGGCCTGGCGCTCTCGGCGGAACTCAACGGGGTCCCCGGGCCGGCTCATCTGCTTGAGCTGCGCGACGAAATCGGCCTCTCGGGAGAACAGGTGACGGCAATCGAGGCGATCTTCGAGGCAATGCAGGCTGAAGCACGTCTTCTCGGTGAGCAACTGATCGACGCGGAGATGGCGATCGAGGATGCGTTTCGCAATGATGACCTTGATGAGGATACGTTGCGTGAATTGATCGAAAACGCCGAAACGGTCCGTGCCGAACTGCGTTTCGTGCATCTGTCGCGTCATTTGTCGACGCCGCCGCTTCTGACTGAAGAGCAGATTGCCACCTATAATCGCCTGCGCGGATATGGTTCGGATCCGTGTGCGCAGGTGCCGGAAGGCCATGATCCGCAGATGTGGCGTCGCCATAACAACTGCGATTGAGCCGGCGAGGCGGCAATGATCCGCGCAGGTCTTTCCCGCTGCCGCGTCAGATCTTCGTGCGGCGCATGAGCTGGGCGTTGATGGCGACGACGACCGTGCTGGCGCTCATGAACAGGGCACCGACGGCTGGTGACAGGACGATACCCCATGGTGCCAGGACGCCGGCAGCGGCGGGGAGGGCGAGGATGTTGTACCCGGCCGCCAGCCACAGGTTCTGTACCATCTTGCGGCGGTTGAGCCGGCTCAGGCGCAGGATCCGCACGACATCGAAGGGCTGGCTCCTGACGAGAATGATCCCGGCCGACTGAACCGCGACATCCGTTCCGCTGCCGATCGCGATGCCGACATCGGCACGGCTGAGGGCAGGGGCGTCGTTGATGCCGTCCCCGACCATCGCAACCTTGCGGCCCTGCTCCTGAAGCGCGCGAATCCGGTCATCCTTGTTTTCGGGCAGCACGCCGGCAAACCATTCCTCGATGCCCAGATCCTCCGCGACCGCACGGGCCACATCCTCGCTGTCGCCGGTCATCATCACGACGCTGATGCCTTCCTCGCGCAACCGCTGCACGGCTTCCCGGCTGTCCTCGCGGGGGCGATCGGCCATGGCGAATGCGGCGAGGACGGCCTCGTTCCGGACGAGATAGACGACCGTATGCCCCTTCTCGCCCTGGTCCTGCGCGAAGCTGTAAAGTGTCTCGCCTGGCTCCAGATCGAGCCCGTCCAGCATGTTGGGGCCGCCGACACGCCATTGGGTGCCATCGATTTCGGCGCGCACGCCGCGCCCCTTGCTCGCCTCGAAGCCCGAGGCGCGTGGCACGTCGCGTTCTTCCTCCTCGGCGGCGCGGCGCAAGGCGCGGGCGATCATGTGCTCGGAATCGCCCTCTACGGCCGCCGCCAGCGCGACAGCCCGGTTCCGATCCAGATCCTCGGCGGTTTCGATGGCGACCAGGGAATGCTCGCCTTCGGTCAGCGTGCCGGTCTTGTCGAAGACGATGGTGTCGAGCGTCCGCGCTTCCTCCAGCGCCATGCGGTCATGCACGAGGATGCCGGCCTTGGCGCCCATCGCGGTCGTGTTGGCGAGGACGAGCGGCACGGCCAGCCCCAGTGCATGCGGACAGGCGATGACAAGGACGGTGGCCACCCGCCGCAGGATCGAAATATCCCAGCCGAGCACGAACCACCAGGCGATCGCCGTCAGCACTGCGACGCCGATCGCGACATAGAACAAGGCTGCGGCGGCGCGATCGGCCAGCATCTGGCCGCGAGACTTGGCCTCTTGCGCTTCCTCCACGAGCTTCATGATCCCCGCCAGCGTCGTCTCGTCGCCGACGGCCCCCACTTCGATCCGCAAGCTGCCGTCCCCATTGACGGTTCCACCCACGACGTCATCGCCGGATTTCCTGGGAACGGGCCGGGATTCCCCCGTGATCATGGCCTCGTCGACCTCGGATTCCCCCTCGCTGATGGAGCCATCGACCGGAATACTGGCACCGGGGCGCACGAGCACCAAATCGCCTTCGCGCAGTTCGGAGACGGGGATCTCTTCGGTCTTGCCGTCTTCGCCCAGACGTTTCGCCTTGTCGGGGAGAAGCTGTGCCAGCTTGTCGAGCGCGCCCGATGCCTGGCGCACACTGCGCCTTTCGATCCAGTGCCCGAGCAGCATGACGTCGATCAGCGTCACCAGTTCCCAGAAGAAGGCCTCGCCCTTAAGCACGAACACGGTCGCCATGCTGAAAACGAACGCAACCGTGATCGCGAGCGAGATCAGCGCCATCATGCCGGGTTTGCGCGCGCGCAGCTCCGACCAGGCCATCTGGAGGAACGGCAACCCGCCAACGACGAAGACGATCGTCGAGAAAACCGGGCCGACCCAGCCGTCACCCGGGAATGGCGGCAGGCTGAAGCCGAGCCATCCCTGCAGCATCTCGCTGGTCAGGAGAACGGGAATCGACAGGGCGAGACTGATCCAGAACCTGCGCCGGAACATCTGCTCGTGTCCGGAATGATCATGAGAGCCATTGTCATGATCGCCACCATCATGGCCGGAATGACGTTGCGCGGGGCGATCGCTCTGCGAACGATTGCCGGCTTGCTCCTGCGCGGCCTGATCCTCTGCCGCAGGGACGCGATCATGCGTTTCGTCGTGGTTGTTCCGGCTCATCGGAATCCTGCCCGGTTGCTGTGCAATGCAAGTCGTGGCTTGCGCGTGAGCGACAGCCCATGCCCTGCCCGGCACCTGTCGGCATCGGGCGCGACGGGTCAGGGGATGTCATGCCGAACGGGCCAGTCTTTGCTGATCGAAGCGCCCGGAGCCCTTCACGATTCTGCGGCTGCCGTATTTCGCGGTATGACAACTCCCGAGTTTTCAGAAAGTTCTGCGGCTTCATCATACGAGGCTCCTGGACCTGACTCGCAACTCACAGCCCGTGCGCATACGAGGGTCGTTATGCCGGAAAGGCCGGCAAGGGGCTGGTGGCGCGAATCCACCATGGTGAAAGATTATCGAGCCACATCATGCAGGCCGCGCCTCGGTAGCCGGGAGGCTGGCGGCGAAGCTTTCGCAGGGAGAGACCGGACCGATCATCGCGCCGCGCAACCCGTGATGTGGCTTTCCACCCGCAAGTGACGACATGCGACGTTGTTCAACATGACGTGTGCCGTGCTTTGGCTGTGCGATCAGCTCGCCACGCATTCCTCGACCAGTGCGTCCACCGCGACCAGACCCTCGGCATCCGCGATCAGCGGGTTCATGTCGAGGGATCGAATGCGGCGATCCTGCATGATGGCGCCAGCGGCCATGACTGCTTCGACGACACTTTCCCGATCGATCCGGATGCGTCCGCGGATCTCTTCGAACATCGGCGCAAGGCGCAGCTTCGCGAGTTGCGCTGCCACTTCTTCGCGGGTGAAGGGCGGCAGCAGGAGGATGTTGTCGGGCATTGCCTCGACGAGTTCACCGCCATCGCCGACCATGACGACAGGGCCGAAATGCGGGTCGATATGGCCACCGATGACGAGTTCACGCTCGCCGCGCACCATTTCGCCGATCAGGATCCCGGAGATCTCCCAGCCGCCGGCTTTCACCCGGGCCGTAATATCGTCATAGGCGCGCGCGACATCCTCCTCGGTGGAGAGATGTGTCCTGACGAGGCCATGATCGCTCTTGTGGGGGATTTCGGCCGAGCAGGCCTTGAGCACGACCGGGCCGCCATTGCTGCGCAGAAATGCGAGCGCCTGATCGAGGTCCGAACACAGCCGCCTGCGCATGCAGGCAATACCGTATTCCTCCAGGATCGCGAGGGAGCGGCTTTCATCCAGAACACGGGACGCGCGATCGGGGAGCGCTTTCGGGACAAAAGCCTCACGCGATGCCGCAGCCGCGATCTGCTCATGGTGGCGCGTGAACCGGCCAAGCGCCGTGACCGCCTGCTCGTCTGTCGGGAAACAGGGTATGCCCAGTTCGGTGAATGCGGCGCGCACCTTCGGCTGGGGAATCGCCGCCACGAGGGGTATTGCGAACCGATCGACGAAATCGCGCGCATCCCGAGCGAAACGCGGATAATCATAACCCTCGCCGCTCACCGGAATGCCGACGATCAGGGCGTCGACGGCATCGTCCGCACCGAGCGCCGGCAGCACCTGGCCGAACAGCCCGCTATTGCTCAAAAGCGCTGCGGTGATATCGATGGGGTTCACGGTTGCGGCGAATTCGGGAAGGATCTCGCGAAGGTTCGCGACAGTCGCGTCACCCAGCCGCGCAAGCTGGAATCCCTCCCTCTCCGCAGCATCCGCCGAGAGGACGCAGGTCGCTCCCGAATTGCTGACGATCGCCAGATTGCGCCCGCGCGGCGGCGCGGCCTTCAGATAAAGTTCGGCGCAATCCACCAGATCTGCCGTTCCCGTGGCACGCCAGATGCCGATCTTCTCGAAGAACGTGTCCACCAGACGGTCGGAGGTGGCGATCGCGCCGGTATGGGATGCCGCGGCGCGGCGCCCGTCATCCGAACGCCCCGATTTCACGGCGATCAGGCGCACGCCGCGCGCATGCGCGAGACGCGCCGCCTCGGCCAGATTCGCTGGATCGGAAAGGCTTTCGAGATAGAGCAGGACGAGCCTGATATCGGGGTCCTGAACGACGGAAATCGCCAGCTCCGAAACGGTGACATCGACGTCGTTACCGGTCGAATGGACATGGCGGACACCGATCCCGCGCTCGCGCAGCAGGCCATAGGGAACGACGCTCATGGCGCCGCTCTGGCTGATGCAGGCGACCGGACCGTCGGCGGGCGCAGCCTCCAGGAACATCGTCGCGAAGGACAAAACCGCACCATTGCCGAAATTCGCAACGCCGAGGCTGTTGGGCCCGATAAGACGCATGCCGGCCTTGTGCGCGATGGCGCGCATCTCCTGTTCGAGCGCCTTGCCGGCAGCGCCGGTTTCGCCGAATCCGCTGGCCATGATCACCGCTGCGCCCACCCCCAGCTCGGCGCAGGCCGCCAC
Protein-coding regions in this window:
- the ruvX gene encoding Holliday junction resolvase RuvX, translated to MTVALEGLIGKLPRYGRLIGIDLGTKTIGLALSDVERRIASPLETLKRGKFTRDAAEIARIVTRFDVAAIVVGLPLNMDGSAGPRAQSTQSFMRNLEGVIACPIVGWDERLSTMAVTRTLLEADASRARRGQLVDKLAASYILQGAIDRLNLLEDARTQEADRAADQATNVDGEDPDRE
- the ptsN gene encoding PTS IIA-like nitrogen regulatory protein PtsN; this translates as MLLEILSSEAVMPALKANGKKQALQEISAHAARLTGLDAHDIFETLLQRERLGSTGIGEGIAIPHGKLADIDKLFGLVARLEKPIDFEAIDGMPVDFLFLLLAPEAAGADHLKALARIARVLRHPGVLERLRAATDGDAIYAVLMENAASQAA
- the hpf gene encoding ribosome hibernation-promoting factor, HPF/YfiA family, with amino-acid sequence MMTLRISGKNMDIGDALRAHVEERVEAALAKYFDGNVAVTGHVTIEPEGSGYRTDCVLHLATGVTLESTGSAMDAHAAFDQTAQRIEKRLRRHKRRLRDYSQNGKAAEMMKASYSVIEAPFDDSQEFEEPEGEFHPVVIHEETKSLKNQSVSEAVIELDLTGAPCLVFQHAGSGRINIVYRRTDGAIGWIDPPAEHS
- a CDS encoding 4-hydroxybenzoate 3-monooxygenase, which produces MTQQPHRERVQVGIVGAGPAGLLLSHLLALAGIESIVVETKSRAHLEQRIRAGVLEHETATVLRETGLGARMDGEGLAHDGLFLQFAGAAHRIDLKALTGRNVMVYGQHEVVKDLIAARLEDGEVIRFDCADVAVRDIDTDHPAIHYSRDGAMHEITCDFIAGCDGFHGICRASIPPEALTLYERVYPFGWLGVLARIPPASQELIYAAHDDGFALLSMRSPQISRLYLQCPPDADAADWPDERIWEALDARLARSDGFRLTPGPILQKSVTAMRSFVCEPMRFGRLLLAGDAAHIVPPTGAKGMNLAVGDVRVMARALERYFARGDEEAIAAYGPACLRRIWRVQRFSWWMTQMLHRFEDDSPFDRRRQLAELDYVVNSRAAATTLAENYAGLPMDWGDGP
- a CDS encoding lyase family protein yields the protein MSFSPLDSALTGPLFVSPAMRAVFGDEARLAAMLAFETALARAQAEAGIADVALPDALSAITPADFDMTSLGVETALAGVPVIPFVRQLREMLPPPLASDLHKGATTQDVLDTALVIQIRDALKVLAPDLKALVEALHLRAQEHAHSLCAGRTYGQHAAPVSFGFKLAIWLAGICDALDALDAARPQALRLSLAGPVGTLAGMGGPDQAFAIRARMAESLGLTDTPLPWHARRGGLARLADALRQLLSALAHMAGDLAHLASTEVGEIAEPHQPGRGGSSAMPHKRNPVSCTVILAASHQARGLADAFDEAAIGAHERPAGAWHGEWHVLPTLLGLASGALREARVLAERMEIDVTRMRANLDATRGLLFADAASALLARDMGTAEAKAAVTRAADRVRAERIDLIDALSAETGRDRATLAPAFSPEPAIAAAAAHIPLLEAPVARARAQIDRLG
- a CDS encoding M20 family metallopeptidase; amino-acid sequence: MSIDPKSAVNAFDDEARIARMVERLSEWVRVESPTRNANAVNAMMDVLVSGIDESIATVERVPGRDGLGDSVILRAGPQTNEKPILVLSHLDTVHPIGTAEKDNPVRREGDRLYGPGVYDMKGGACLALEAFMEVARRGTAKRPLVFLFTPDEEIGSLTTRGLIEELGRHAEAVLVTEPAREGGKIVTSRKGVGRFDVHIEGRPAHSGSKHAEGRNAIHEAARQISVIEAMTDYERGVTTTVGLVNGGTAMNTVPQHCRFSIDLRVATVADGEEFAEKIMGLVPLAPDFKVTVTGGMNRPPFERTQEVAQIFTLAQEIGNEIGLDVQECPRTGGGSDGNFTAIFGVPTLDGLGIDGDGAHTLQEYALISSIAPRAKLIASFLERIG
- a CDS encoding CPBP family intramembrane glutamic endopeptidase → MLSPGLRSLFDADRTTFPFIDGYTELGSDPLHLRDFPDHLGLTGIYVLAPKIAADAFGEISGSHPFFLLATWAPAVASFLIIARHAGRSGIRAFLARLLIWRGSWGWAAFMLILMPLVFMAGSLIKGGPLLARLPPGGAGAAVAVMFMMLFLGPVEEFGWRGVMQPLLQRHMAPFWAGILIGATWGLWHLPAFFLAGVVFANWNFLPFFIGNVILAVLITPIFNHMRGSLLWPVLFHWQLINPFWPDAQPWDTWILVGVAVIVVWWNRKTMFSRVGAVTVVIPETRASV
- a CDS encoding Crp/Fnr family transcriptional regulator, with product MSRILDQVFSEARTQALPAGQRLFLTGDPVQSIFLVRAGRIVLVRRNRESGAPLFLHIAGPGMMLAEASVWSPAYHCDAQALDDAEVAVIPRRWFRTEMTRNSELANAFAMDLAHALQGARLKAEIRSLPRLADRLDAWLAEGNAFPERGRLQELAAELGVTREALYREMARRRKKPAGRS